GGGTCTGACTCTAGAAATGGCGACAAACACCCGAAAATCACGTCGAACGGTGTCTTCTCCCCTCTGCATGAACAGATTTAGTCAGCAACATCCGCCAAACAAGTCCTTCACATAATCCCCAAACTAGTAAACAACCATAAGAATACATACGCCAATAAGTAATCCTATCCTCAACGTGGTCAATTCAGCGTCTTTCTCCAAACCCGACGATAACCACCGGTCTCCGATCCGCATCTCTCTCATTTACGAAGTGAGTGTGCGACTGTAGCGCGCCAATAACGTCCCACGTGAACAGACGTCAGCCCAGGTAAACGTCCTGTGGACGCAACTAAAATTGCGACTCCTACTGGCCGACCAACAGCGCAACACCAGGCAGTATGAAGAACTCGAACCGCTTTAATATAAACGCGTTTCCTATTTGACATGGctacattatatatacagtatacacacacgcgcacacacacacacaagagaaaacaaacaatctTTACGATTCTTGAGGGGAACATGATGTTTAGTTGTACCTTATTGACCTGATCATTTATACTACTTTTTAATAGGAAGACATCTTTCTGGGAATCATGCTGTTCAACAATTTGTAGATAATTTCCATCTCTATTTTTTGCCTTGCAGGGTCATATAGGAGCGTCATCTCAGCCttccattttcacatttttgccGCAGGTGCAGAAATTACCAGCTGAAACCATTATTGTTGAAGGACAAAGATCCGGAGCACTAACGGAAAATGCAGAAAAGGTATaaaagcagcacacacactAGAGCTTAAAAGTGACAATATTTCcaacttgtttttattgtaaattgCCGCTTTCATCAAAAAGGTGTTACACAGTTCATTTAGCTAATGCATGTGTAGCCACTGAGAAAAGACTGCGATACACTGAATAGAGTTCAGGAACATTAAATAACCAAATTGTAAGACTGAAGTTCATGAACAGGCCACAGATATCAAAAATTTGCACAAGCAATAGTGGgcaataattataaataatcagtttataataataaaaataatgggcAGGGACAAGGATCTTCCCCCAAGACTAAAAACTTTatcaaaaagggaaaaaaacacaagacgAACACCAACAGACCTATCAGGTCTCAATTACCTGCATGAGCACTACAGGATGGCCAGGATGACTGTAATCAGGGAGCCAATCGAGGCCGGAGCACTCACCAAGCTCCGTGCCCAACACGcactcacacagcaaacaaaccaaaaagacAAGGGATAAAAGTACAACACGTGAAGGCTGTGCGAAACCACTAAACACACAAATTTaggggagtgtggagctgaagtgagGGACCCCGCTCACCGATTGCTCCACCGTCTGAATAGTTCCACCGTCACCGGCCCCGCAGCACTCATGCAAGGGAAAGAACAGCTAGATACATGTTAAAAGTTAGCAGGACTGCTGCCACAGTCCAGTATATTGTCTTGGGGGAAAATACAAGCCTAAAATAAatagtcaaccctcggttttctaACATAATccattccagaaggctgttcggaaagagagttgttcgaaatccgaaactattttcccattataattaatgtaaatcattttaatccgttacaagtctaaaaaacaactttttctaagtgGCTCGCATTCAGGTACGCTCAGCTTCTTACGGTTTACACCtcaaactgcactgtatacggtttaccacaaataaaaaagggtagaaatagatgctgaattttattttaataaaatatatcctatcgaactttgaacatgaatgcacgacggaggaagcatcctgggcattagAGTTCGATCGGCTCCCAAGttagtcgcgttcaggtacgctcggactctttcggtttggtcgagagccgaattttggtcgagttcagagacgtaaaattctcggattttctggtcgaaaaccgatttggtcgagaacagaagcaatcgaaaaccgaggtttgactgtacaaGGAAGATAAAAGGGCACAATAGCCTAACTGATAAAATcggaacaaaataaaacaataaaaaccaaatgatgaaacaaaactatgaaaacaaaacagcagtggcaaTCGGTCTCCTGTGGAACAAACCTCTCCAGGAATCCACCTGTGTGGGCATGAGGGAAGCCACTGAACAAAACCTACcatgtgacaaaaaaatttaagaacacatacaaagcacataaacataaaaacagaacacaagtTACGGCAACATGTGTAGCAGTCAACTCCTAGCCAGAAAGGAAGCATGGTAACACCTTATACCAATTCCAGGCTGATTGGTAGGAGGAGCTGACTGCTACCCAACTCTGGTGGCCCAGGAGGGACATTTTCTACCGGTCACATATGTTCCTATGAATCACCAGAAGAAATCTGTGTCTGCACTCTGTCATAGTCATTTTCCGCCCCTCGTAAATTCCAGGGACTTCATTTGACTCACCATCAATAGGAATACAACCATTCTGCGTATCTAAAGCTCCACTAATAAAACTTCTCTTAGTTTATCATTAAATTTGCCACAATTTCCAATCCTGTGGCAACCTATTAAATTGTGATAAAGATTCCCAAAAAATATGTTCACCTTTCTCCTGTTCACAAGTGATGAGATGTGATCGTTCCTGGTCTTaccttaaatttaatttcacacaCAGGCTGCTGTTTATCTCAATTTCCATGTACGTTATCATTTAGCAGATTGTGGAGCCTTAACTTGCAACACATTTGTACCAACTCTTCCAAGTGGAGAGATAAAATATCTTGGAATTTGCATAAAACTCTCAACACAAATTACTGATGACAAAAACTAGAGTAGTGAGTCGTTCTTCTGAACAGAAAAGGACAGATACATCagctgaaaaaaacattttactctgCTGCTTTCAGGCTTAGTTAAAATGACTTTAGTTTGTGATTTGTTATGCCAGTGTGAATTCCTAATGTGATAACTTTATAACTCTTGCCAAATGCTCACTGGGTGCCGTTAAGAGAAATGCTGGTGCAACGTAAACAAGACCCGGTGTTGTAGAAAGGTGTTACAGGTGTCAAATTCAGACAAAGTTcaaatttataaataataataaataaataaataaataaagttctcTACCCTAACTTTCTTGGAATTGGGGTTGGTTAGATTTCTTAAAGCATAAAAAGTGCAAATGTTCAACCTGGGGCACACGTGGTGTTGAAGAAGCAACATCACAGCAATGCTGCAGCTCCCAGCCACTCGCTGGCAGGCTGCATGAGACTTCAAAGGTCCTCTCAGTAGGGGGTGGCACCATGAGTTTCTAAAATTTTTCCATATTATTATCTAGAGGGGTGGCAGCACTATTAACCACCAACATATGACTGCTCAGAAGGAAAACTGATTTAGCATACATAGGGATACACTGACGTCTGACATGCTCAATGTGGGATTGTATGTATTACagaatatatagtatatatagtatatgctCACACATTTCCTTCACAGTTCCATGCTATCTTAATTTTTCAGTCATTGGATTTTTTCACgctatttattttaaaagccaGAATTAGTTTTGGTGGTGTACATAGCTGTGGTGTAACTAGTGGTGAGAAAGGGAAGTAAATAATGCAGGgataatcacattttttcagcaTGCAAGATACAGTTACTTATAAAATGTCCAAGTCAAAATGATCTAcataatgttcattcattcattttcaatacaaGCTTCTTCCACTGTCATAGGTCGCGGCGTTGCCGGACTGGGGTCATGAGGCAGGGTATACTCCGGGGATGATGCCAGAAAGGAAAGATGTTGCATCTTTCCTTTTAAAGCATTAACTATTCAGTAATTAATTGAGTCAGCTGCTTCAACAAATGCCTCTTCTACCATCTCTCCGTCTCTGATGGACTTTTTGTTACCTTTTGGTACCTTCGTtacctttctctttctcagccTGGAACAACCACCTCAGTCTGAGTGcctgaatgatcccaggagctatgttatCAGGCTTTATGTTCCTGCTAGGGTCTCTTTAGCAAACAGGTCTTAGGTGATGGGCCAGACTACGAGCAGTTTCAAAACCACTGTGAATACGAAAATATCATGAACCGTGACATCGCAAAACTTTGACCCACTGTGAAGCAAGGcctggggttggggctcgtatgcgagcgccaggctcagcccgaaaggacgacgtggACCCAACCTCCGTTGGATTCACCACCTGCTGAGGAAACCATAGGGGACgtgtgcagtgtggattgggtggcagtcgtcagcacaCGGCTcaacgacccaatccccagacaaagagtctagctctagggacatggaatgtcacctcgctggggggaaaggagccagagcttgtgagggaggttgacaGGTTCTCACTAGATATagttgggctcacctccacTCACAACTTGGGCCCTGGAAACCAAACCCTttagaggggctggactcttcaCTTTTCTGGCGTTGCCAAGGTGAGACGCTGTGGGCTGGTGTGGacttgcttatagccccacagctcagccattACATATCAGCGTCAACCCCGGTGAATGAGAGGATCATGTCCCTGTGCCTTTGGGCTGGGGACAGATGTCTCACTGGTGTTTCGGCCTATgggccaaaacaacagtgagacaggTTTGAAAGGTTTAATCCATTTCTAAAGCTATTAAACTCTCAGATTCTTAAAGCAACCTTAGTCTTAATTTGCTCATCTGCTGATGAGCAGAGACAAGTagtagcagaggatggtttttTCCTCCCAGTGTTTATGATTCTGCGACACACTCCTTTTGTGTAAGGTGTTCTGTTTCAGGCCCattggaagaaagaaaaacttctTCATAGTAATTTAGAGTGTTATTATTATCTCCTTggcacatttacacacatgaatgtaaatgtgcccgaatgatcccaggaggtATGCTCTGTGATGAAGTATCCCCAATATCATGATGCCGGAGCACAGGCAGCGGAGGATTACCTGTGATACCGAGCTCATTAATTCACCATCACCATTAATGACTGATAAAAGGTAGTACAATAGAGTATTCAGAGTTTCCTCACCTAATTACCTTCTTGTTTCTAATTAGCAGACCACCTTATCTTTCTTCTTAGTGCAATAGTtgtgattaaattaattaaacatAACAAGTACATAGCAATATGGTGCAAATTACCAGTTCCTGCACAACCTTAGGCTTTCAACATGCACTTTGAAAATCACTATAACATAATGGCAACAGATATAATTTTGATTGCTTTGGAAAACATTGAATCAGGTGGTTTGAGCCATTGTAATCTGGCAGCATTGTTTAACTTTTTTCAGTGacactcatttattcattcatacgTCTTCTTAtgcttttcttttgcttttgcgggtcacagtgtttgctggagcctatcccagcggacatATGAGTGGGAGGCgagggacactccaggcacaatgccagtgcaccacagcataaatgaaaataaaaaattttgactTATTTTGAAACACGTATTTTAAAACATGCCCTCTGCATTCCTTTGATACATGCACACACTAGGAGTATGAGAGAATGAGGTGAATATGACTTACTTATAAGGAGACAATGAATATAACCACTCTATTCCGTTAGGGACGGACGAGAGGCAGACATGGAGCTTCTTTCTGTTCCAAGATTGGCAATAGTTGTATTGTGCCTGTGGGGAAATTCTTTTCTAATTTACAACTGGGAAACAAATTCGATATTGCAATAAGGATGCTTCAACATGTAGACATGGCTTGAACCACCAACTGTCCAATAAGAGATGAAGCATCCATCTCTTGAGCTGCAAACCAATACATCACAGAGGATGGTCGCAGAATAATGATGGAGGTATttacagctcctcctcctcctccccccttccttccccccacctcctcctcctccttctcatcCTCCTACTCCTCTAATGATATACAAAACATGTCTACATTCATGCTTTACATGTTTACTTGTAATTTTTGATCATCCCTGGTCTCTGCCAGTTGCTGCTACCCCACTAGTGGTAGGTCTTTCTTTAAATCCTTCACTCACCTCACCGTCATGATGGCATTGATTTGTCAAGCTCCTAAAATAATACTCATGCTTGCTGGCCAGTTATGGATGATTTGTGGTCAggtgtttttaaaatttgctcAGAAATGATTTCATAGCTCATGTCAGCCACAAATGACAGAAGACTGTGATCATTCTTTATTCGGTCTTTTCTCGGCGTTCATGCTGGCCTCTACTAAACTCACTGTTAAGATacctgatgatgaagaagactGCTAAGAATCAGAATAGTCTGATTCTGGATATTTTGTCAAAAGCTAGGTTAGCCTGTGAGTCTCACTCAACACTTGAGACACATAGTGGGTACTAATATGTGGTGACTTGGCCAACCGAATGCCAGGTGACTACTCACACGGATGTAGTTAAGGGGGGAGAGGGCATGCAAAAGAGATTTAGGTGACACATATGGCTAGAAATGATTTGCATTGTAAAGATAAATGATCGGTTTTGGAATATTTGAGTTCAACAATAATTCACCATGTTTTTAATGGCACGTCTAACTGGGAGGTACTGGGTGAGAAACCAGACAAAATGTTATCATGGGTCCTCAGACATGTCACATGATTCAATCATGACGCACAGTTTGTGAGGACATTATTGGCATAAGATGCCATTTATGTTCAATTCAGTTCCAGGAATATATGTAATTCCAGTAGCCTTTCAATTATTTGATTATTGTTATCTTCAGTAAGGAAAAAAGAGCAGCTGTGAGAAAATAATAGAGCTCATCTCAAACACAGGGATGTCCTTTTCATGTGGTGCCAAAGGCTATGTGTATAATTGGCTCACAGCCGTCTTAAATGTGGGAGTTCATGTCAGTAATGATGAATCCCATAAGCAGCTTCCCCTTAGTGCCAGGTAAATACAACACATCATTTACTGGGATATTCCTTTCAGTAGATTTATAATAATCCAGGCATTTGAATCACTTCCAGTAGACTATAAAAACGTGACATCGCCGTCACACCACTTTCCAACACTAGTTGAACATTTCCAGTGATTATTTACTGTGAGTAAATAAAGTGGAGTGAAAGTTTATTAGTTTCAAAATTATGATAATCCCATCTATTGCCATAGACTGTAGCTCCAGTATATACATGTACTCTAATTTACACTGAGCTGGCAGGCTCAGTAAATACTGCAATCAAAAAAACcctgatttttaattttgaactgaactgaataAAACTGAGTCACTGTTTGTTAACCTGCGTAAACATGTGGTGCTGGATTATGTTTCCCTAATCTAAATCAACCAGTTGATGCCAGTAGCTTCATTTTAAATACCCAAACACGAGAGAGCTTCTGAAAGCTTCAGTGCAACAATTTTaactcataattttttttaaagcaattgGAACTAAAGTAAAATAGAGCctgtaaaatgtttgacaaaCATGCCGATAATAAATAATCTTGAGCAGTTAAAGATATATTCATTCTGTTGCTTAAATAATCTAAAGGAACCcataaaattcaaatattttcacttcAATTTTATGGGCTTATTGTTGGGAGATGTGTTCCACAAGTTACACTTATATTTGGAGCTACAACTCAGACCTTATTTTACAAGTTGCCCCTTTAAATATCTGTGCGTACACACACCCCTCAGCACATGAATCATGTCCTGCCCAAATGTCAGCTGGACGTGCGTGTGCACATGTGAATTATATGTACGTGTGGGGCATGTGATGTGTTGCAACCAAGCACACCCCTGAGCTCAGACAGGCTGACTGAAGTTCACCTCGGGTTTTCTCGGGTTTCACTTGCTCAGTTCCTCCTAAACATTTGCTTCACTTTCTCCTGACAGGACGTTGCTGTGTCTCATGTGGAGACAACAGGGGACATGATGTCAGACAGGGGGATTTTCAAAGTAGAGAAAGTTTTTATCAAGGATTTTGTGGAGGGAGGAGCAGGAAACACAATCCAGATGGGAACAAAACTTCAAGTAAGTACAACGTGTGACTAATAGCTTGGACATATTGAGATAAAAATATGCTTCTGTGTGTGCAGGCCAGAGTGTAGTATACCCTCTGTATCCAAGCAGGGTAAATATACACTCCTCAAATAGACCTAAGTGTGTGGTGAGTCATTCACCAAGAGATAAAAAATACTTAAACGTCAAAAGAGGacatttatttccattcaggcagtgtttttttattctcgGGTAACAGAACATGGTGCAAGTGGAAAAATGCAGGCTAAACACTTGTCTTTAAATATAATGTGAAGTGGAAGTCGTAAAAAGTGCAGTCACACTTTACATGTCATTTTATTAACTGGTTTTGCTGTTTTTCAGCTAAAACCCTCACTTGATGACATGGGCTGCATCGTCTGTCCTTCAGCCGGTGCTCAGGCTGGAAGTAACCTCGACCAAGTAGCTGCCGGGACGGCTTCTATGGAAACAGCTGTTGATAAAGGCAGGGATATTTCCCAATGGCAGCATCCTGATACTGCTGGACTCGATGAGGTTAGCTCTGGTTTCTTTGCCAATGAAGTGTCTGTATCAGAGGACAGAATTTACCCATCAAACTCTGCAAACATATTCCCCACCCCGGCTTCGTCCAGAGAGTCCATCCTCTCCGAAAGTTCAGACAAAGAGAAGAGCTGGTCCGCTGTGCCCCTTTCCTCTGTGACCTCTCCCGCCTCTTTCAGCCGCACTGTTTCCCCCTGCTCGTCCGTTCTCTCTGGGATCTTCACCCCCACTGTTCTCCAGTTCAAGAAGCACTTCCTGGCACCTGGCTCCAGTCTGATTCACACCCCTCAAACCTGTTTCTCATCCTGTGAGAGCctgttttcctctgtgtgtcCCCAGTCCCCCCCACCTCGACACCGGCACCGGCCTCCCCTCACTCGGCTCTCTCTCCTCACCGCCATCCTGAGAAAAGGACGCCTCCCTGTTTTGTCCCCTGCACTGCAGAGGCCTTACACCCCCTGCTGGCCTGTCAATCCTGTGACCCTGTCATTCTGTAACGCCTGCTCAGCAGCTTCCAGTGTGGCCTCCATCCCCCTGGAGTTTTCCTCAACCTTCTCTTCATCAGTGTCTATAGATAGTCAGAGTCAGATTCACAGAGAACCGAACAGATGTGttacttctcctcctcctgtccacTTTAATGAACGCAACAGAGCATGGCCGCAAACTCAGGTGCAAAAGCGCTCTGAGCAGATTTGTTCGGGCAGCCTGCCTCAGTGGGGCCAGGTTATTTCACCCCCGAGAGTGAAGAGAAGCATCATAACCCGAGCTCCTCTACCTGTTTTTTGCTCAAACTTTGACTCAATTTCTccatcaaaacatgaagaaatagACTGTTCGTCTCCCCAAAAACTGCAGCATAGTCACATTTCCATTTCCAAGACCCCTGAGCTCCATCGTAGCAACACTCATACACACGTCACTCCTGAAAATAACCTCAATAACCACAAGTCCCCATCCTCTAAACCTATTTATGAGCCAGAGACCCGTGCTTCCCTGAAACAGAGTCAAATGCCAAATTCATCTCTCTCGAAGCTTCAGTCACTGTCTCAACAGCTGAGATCTTCATCTCTATGCCGTCCTCAGCTTCAGCCTTCGCGTCCACTCAGTGTCACACACTCAGCAtcacctcctccccctccccccattcaACAGAACACAGGACGGTGTGAGACAGGGAGGAGCTGTCCTGTCCCTCATAATTCCTCCACATCAGAGAGTTTTTACAAAGACTCCTGTCTGTCTCCTTCCCAATGCACACCTATTGCTTACCCTGCCTGGCCTTCGCCCACCAGTCCACCCCCGCCTACGCCCTCTCCTGCTCCACCAAACAGAGACCTCATCCCTTCGCCTTCTCTCTCGCTATGCTCCTCACCCTCCCCAAGGCCAGGGAGTGGAATATCAGACTGCACTGACAGGGagggtaaaaaaagaaaggtagTCACTCTGCTTGCCACATGCATGACTTGTTTCACCCCAGGCTCTTATTTAATATACTTCCTGTGACATGCTGTTCTCTCACGCTAAGCAGTTAAAAACAGATTTCACTCACTTTATATTTAGATATCAAGTGGTGTACACTTTGTGGTGCTGTTTTTAgatatctgtttgtgtgtttgtctttgccaTTTTATGGTTTGACGTAGGTCTAGATCTTTCCTGTTCAGACACGTCAATCACACTCAACATCCGTGGATTTTAATAGTAAACATGTCTAAAATGTTGAGGCAATTGGGACCCCatcagcttttttattttttttttaagtctgagTTCTGGGTCAGATATGTCTGTAAGTTAAACAATGCTGTTCAAAATCTTAGAATTTGATATCAGAATCCAGGAAATGTGAGTGAGTGTGGGATGTAGTCATCCCTTTTTTACATCATTGTCATTGAGGAAAAACTGAAATTATTGGTGTTACAAgatcagtgaaacatttgagCAGTGACGCGGTGATGTGGTTCCAATGCTGACACACTTCAGCACTATTCATCCCTAGGGCATCGAGAGAGTGATGGACTGGTTTGCATGATTTATAGTCTGTAGCAGGGTTCAACAAAGCATGCCTAAATCAAAATACAGCGAATTACTTTTAATAACATCAAATTTGGgtaaaaagctgaaatttgaaTTCTGAATTATTTGTATTCATTGTCGGTTTGTGTTTTTCTACAAACTTTAGAGCCACAAGATAAAATTAAGCTACAAGTCTCTAGCTGCAATTCCCACAAACAGCCTGCTACTAGATCAACAGGTGAGTTCTCTCTAATCCCAATAATTCACTTTAAGATCCTACTAAGTATTTGGCCAAATGAAGCTTTACAAACTCAACTCTTGTGTTATGTAAGGCatttaaatgatgaaaacagTGTGAATGTCAATTGCAATAAAGGTATCGTATTAAAATAGgggatatttttttcaaagttgtTAAGTCGTCAGTCATCTGAGAATtacattacatatatatatcacagtaaattatatatatatgtatatgtatatatatatatatatatatatatatatatatatatatttctatactgtatatgtgtgtgtgagtatgtgtgtgtgtatatttaaaataaaaataaataaataacacacacacacacacacacacacacacacacacacacacacacacacacacacacacacacacacacatatatatatatatatatatatatatatatatatatatattaacctttatttatccaggtgagtCCCATTGAGATTACAGATCTCTTTTGCAAGGGAGCCCTGGCCAAGACGGCAGCAGCACCAGTTACAGTTACATacagcaattaaaaaaacaacaaaaaacccccagatACATTATAAAACATACAATAACAGGGAGAAATCATCAATGTCTAAGAAGGAAAGCAGTTACAGACTCCAATGGAATCTGCCTCCATATCCTTcaccaaatttttaaaatccctGATCGGGATCACCTTTTGAAGCTGTAGTTCAGACTGCAAATGATTCCaggctgcaggagcagaaaacATAAAAGCCTGTTATCCAAGTTCAGTGCGAACCTTAGGGACAGCCAATAAAAGGATGTCATCGGAGCGCAGACAATAGTTACTggttttaaacaaaatataccaacaatggtaagaGGGGTACAGACCAAGGATagacttataaataaaattgtaccAATGTGTCTGCGCATGGTCAGGGAGGGCGACTGAACTTTGGCATACAGGGTGTAATGGTGAGTGAGAGCTTTGCATCCTGTGACAAACCTCAAAGAGCCGTGGTACACAATGTCCAGACAATGTAAGCATTGAGCAGGGGCATGCATATACAGCAGATCACCATAATCAAGTGAAAGGAGGGACGTAGCCACAACCAATTTTTTCCTGGCAGCATAGGAAAAACAggaatatatataaatataatagtgtgtatatacagtatatatatatatatatatatatatatatatatatatatatatatatatatatatatatatatatatatatatatatatatatatatataatagttTTTGcaggctttctttctttctatacCTTGGTAAAGGACAAATCATGGCACCTTGCAGTACATAGTGTACTTACTGGAGAAATCAGTGTGCATGAGCATGAATCAGAGAGTTTACGCTGGTGTCCTGCTGTTTTATCAAGAAATCAGGTTCTTAGCGCGGAGCTCACGCTGTCCACTTTGACCTGCATCCACAGGCAATAGATGAGCAAgtagagagaggaggaaatctCGACGTGGGCAGTACACCGGGTGGATATGCTGTGGACACCCATGCTGAGGTACCCCAAGCAATACTGCTGGTTTTCCCTGAGCTTCACAAAACAGGCAGCTAACATAAATGATGCTATACTTCCTGCAGATGTGCTCACCTGCTCAGCTCCGGCAACAGTCAGAGGAGCTTTATGCAGTTATTGATGAGATATTGACAAATTCTCTTCCAACAGTGAGTACACCATGTGAAAGCAAACATGAACGAATGTTGGTTTACACTCATAAGGGGATTTAATTGCAATGTGTTTGCGTATTTTGTGCCTCCCAGTCACTCCACTCGTCCAGGTCATCGACTCCCAACACCAGTTTGCAGgtaaagtgtgttttattaGCACCAAGTAACAGGTATaacaaactaataaataatttgttatcCACCTACAATTTAGTTTGGAGGAATAGTTTAAACGTTATATCCTGACAAAAAGATGAGAGTGAACTATGGAGTTGAAGCAGGAGACAGTTAACTAAATATTGAAAAAAGGAATAGATTTCAGCGCAAAGATTAATTCTGACTTTTGATGTAGACTAATCTGAACATTATTCTACTGTGCAGCTGTAAATCAGTAGCAAAACTATGTATTGggaatgtaaatgtgaatgaGTGGTCATCATGAAGAGTGTGTGAACTGCGGTTCTTGGTTGATTCTGTTGCATCCAATACACCCATGAAAAGTTCCTCCTTCTCCCTTCGACTTTTCCCATTAGGAGTCGtcacagcatgtcatccttGTCCATGTCActctatcttctgcatcctcctctgtaccaccaactgccctcatgtttTCcctctacatccatccaccttctctttggtcttcctcttgccctcttgctTCATCCTCAACAccttattataaatataatcaggatctctcctctggatgtgtccaaaccatcaaagTTCTCTctttctgactttgtctccGATCCAATCCAACCTGGTCATTCctaaagagaacctcaacatcttaaTTTCTGTGAAAGTTAAATTAGtttttgtattcattcatttcccagCTCTagtttcttgtttcttttaggAACTTTTGATggttccatttttaaaatactgcatggataattttctgttatttcatcttttgttttgtttgaaat
This is a stretch of genomic DNA from Antennarius striatus isolate MH-2024 chromosome 11, ASM4005453v1, whole genome shotgun sequence. It encodes these proteins:
- the mlip gene encoding muscular LMNA-interacting protein isoform X3 — encoded protein: MDNLNKTSGKDVAVSHVETTGDMMSDRGIFKVEKVFIKDFVEGGAGNTIQMGTKLQLKPSLDDMGCIVCPSAGAQAGSNLDQVAAGTASMETAVDKGRDISQWQHPDTAGLDEVSSGFFANEVSVSEDRIYPSNSANIFPTPASSRESILSESSDKEKSWSAVPLSSVTSPASFSRTVSPCSSVLSGIFTPTVLQFKKHFLAPGSSLIHTPQTCFSSCESLFSSVCPQSPPPRHRHRPPLTRLSLLTAILRKGRLPVLSPALQRPYTPCWPVNPVTLSFCNACSAASSVASIPLEFSSTFSSSVSIDSQSQIHREPNRCVTSPPPVHFNERNRAWPQTQVQKRSEQICSGSLPQWGQVISPPRVKRSIITRAPLPVFCSNFDSISPSKHEEIDCSSPQKLQHSHISISKTPELHRSNTHTHVTPENNLNNHKSPSSKPIYEPETRASLKQSQMPNSSLSKLQSLSQQLRSSSLCRPQLQPSRPLSVTHSASPPPPPPIQQNTGRCETGRSCPVPHNSSTSESFYKDSCLSPSQCTPIAYPAWPSPTSPPPPTPSPAPPNRDLIPSPSLSLCSSPSPRPGSGISDCTDREGKKRKSHKIKLSYKSLAAIPTNSLLLDQQAIDEQVERGGNLDVGSTPGGYAVDTHAEMCSPAQLRQQSEELYAVIDEILTNSLPTSLHSSRSSTPNTSLQINSFHKSLGRETKYASLCSLYPSTGMERNLTESTKTKPGVIRPMTAIPTLMVEDKEECHPNPGWRYEVKETFTDKKKMETGKDFYTSSKPQILREEERKPGGKSLFSQCDLQITESDERFTHPVKAVPTSFRPTEEQTEFFQTHI